The DNA window TGTACCTGAGTGAGAGAACCATAGATGGGTTTTGACCAGAGAAGTGGCCTgctctgatttctctttttaaaggatGACTCCGATTGCTGTGTGGAGAATAGCCAGTAGCCCTGGAGAccagggtggaagcagggagccAGTGAGAAGGCTCTTACAGTAGACCTGGTGAGAGAGGAGAGTGGCTTCTCCTggtggtggggtggaggtggtgagaaatggTCGGCTTCTTGCATTTTAAGAATAGAACCCACAGGCTTGCTTACGGATTGATTGTGAGGTGCGGGGAAGAGGAGTCAAGAATGACCCAAGATTTTGTTCTTTGCAGCTGCAAGGATGGAGTCAACTGAGATGGAGAAGATGTGTGAGGGACAGGTTTGGAAGGAATCAAGAGCACCTTGAATAAGCacgaatgaatgaaaatgaataactgaatcactgaatATCTTCTTTCTCCCAGTCGTGAAATAAAAATCTTGTCCCGCAGGCAGCACCCTATGTGCCTAGAGCCAGAGGTGGAACCTCCCCTCGGAAAAGGCGGTAGTGGTTCCTTTAAGAAGGCCTTACCCCGCCCCCCACGAGGTCCTGCCCAAGCACAGTCACGTGACCCGCGATTACGCACAAGGGGTGGGCCACTGGGTGATTTGAAAGCCCGGCGCGCACAGCACGAGCGGCGGTTCGGCCTGTCCCTGGGATGTCGGTGTTGCGGCCGCTGGACAAACTGCCTGGCCTGAACACGGCCACCATCTTGGTAGGCGTCAGCAGCCCAGATTCTCCCGCCCGCCTTTCCTCCCAGGCTGTGCCTCAGCCGCAAAGTCCCCTGCGCTCTCTGAGGTGCTGGCGTGGGCTATTCTGGCTGGGGTGTGGTGGGCCGGAGAGCCACACTCTAAACCAATCGGAGTAGCCGCCCTTCTGAGGCTGAGGGACGTCCCCACCAATAAGTGCGCAGTTTCTGATTGGTGGGGCGGCTGGGCGGGGCGACCGCGCGCAGGGCGGGGTGCCGGGTGTCCAAAACTCGGTTTTCCCGCGTAGAGGGATCGGACCTCCGGGAGAGACGAGGCCTTTCCAGGAAGGGTCCGGGGAGGTAGTGAGTGCTTTCCGGACAGGACCGGAGAGGGTGCAAACCTCGGGCCCTCTGCCGGAGTCCTCTCGGTAAAAGGGTGCCTCGCGCGCTGGAGCCAGAATCTTGGGTTCGCGGCAGTCCGGGCCCTCCAGCGGGACTGCTGTGTCCAGGTATCAGTCGGTCGCCTTCTCTCTCTGGGCAGCTGGTGGGCACGGAGGATGCTCTTCTGCAGCAGCTGGCCGAAGCGATGCTCAAGGAGGATTGCACATCGGAGCTGAAGGTGTAAGTAGCCTTATGCTGGGGGTGTCCGATCGCTGGCCTGGGCTCAAGGAAGAGCGGGGTTGGCTGTAGGGGGACCACCAGAGAGGCGGTCACAGGTGGAGCCGGTTGACCAACCCCTCAGAGACTCCGTCCTAACGCGTGATCTGTCCCCGTCCAAAGGCATCCTCCATCACTGTCacacagtttttctcttttcctctagcACTTGTCACTATAAGAAGTTGCCATGTTTCTTTACTTGTTTCCAGTCTGCCACCCCTAGGGACCCCAAGGTcagccccttgagggcagggactttgacTTTTGCTCATTGGTGAATCCCCAGTGCCTTGAGCAATACTTGGCACAGAGTACATGCTCAGATAACCCCCAAATTTGGAGAAAAAGTAActaaagtatattttgttttcctttttctaactgAGAGGGAGTAGAAACAGCTGCTGGCAGGAGTCAAGTGACTGAATACATGTGGGTGTCATTCTCCCTGATAGAAAGATTATGTTCCCTTATTCTACCTAGTATGGGGCATTTCCAATTCCCACAGAGGAAATACCCTCTAGATTTGGATCATTCTCCTTCAACGTAATCTTTCCCTCAAAATAAAGATTGTTCATATGTCCATCTGTGCTCTACCTATGTTGCCAGGCTCTTTGGCTATAGAACACCAAACACAATAACCAATAATCTCAAACCCATAGCTCAGAAAttggaaaggataaaaaaaaaattaatttgggacttccctggtggtccagtggttggaactttgcgcttccactgcagggggcacgggtttgatccctggtccaggaactaagatcccgaatgccaTGGGGCaaggccccccccaaaaaaaagtcaaaaaaattaatttaattagcaTCAGAGTAAATGGAAAACGTGGATAAAATTGCCTACATTCAGCAAGATGGAAACCATTGGCAAAAAAGAGCCACATGACATGCAAAAAATCTGATGAAGAACCCACTctgggaaaaggggaagaaagctCCTTTTTGAGTGCTCTGTGCCATTGAGGAATTTAATAggaacatgaattttttttttttttatgcgttacgcgggcctctcactgttgtggcctctcccgttgcggaggacaggctccggacgcgcaggctcagcggccatggctcacgggcccagccgctccgcggcatgtgggatcttcccagaccggggcacgaacccgtgtcccctgcatcggcaggcggactctcaaccactgcgccaccagggaagcccaggaacatgaattttttaaagaagcgTTCAAAGACCAAATAATAACACAACAGACTGAGAGGAAAAGGGAGGTTGCAGAGCTAAGGacaaaaaaggtgaaaaataataCCATATGAGATCTAtctaataaatacatagaaacagcAAGGATCAGAGTAGATGTGGTTAAAGACTTAATTatttacaaagaagaaagatTTGAGAAAATTACAGCAAAAGTATTTGAAGTGTAGTAGAAGACAACTTCCCTGGAATGAGTGAAGAgttgaatttgtccatttaaaagGGTACATATATCTTGTTCCAGGAAAAACGGACAATTATTTACTTCCGAAGTAAATAATTCTTCAGACTTTTAGGCAGGAGAAGCAAATCACCCATATGGTCATCTGTTCATTCTGTTGTCAAGTATTTTCGGCTCTCTGCATTTGTAGTATTTGGCAGGAGCTAGGTTTGACCTTTTGTGGTTATGTGGAGCCAcgtgactagttctggccaatgagttgTGAGCAAAAATGATTGTCTCCTTATTGCTGAAGCATTTAGTTGCCAGTGAGAGACCTTCCTCAGTACCCTTTGTCTCTCTCATGTTCTAGAGTGGCAACTTCATTAGCTGAGGTCCGAAGTTATGGTTAGagcaaaatataaatgtatataataatacCATTAATAATAGCAATATAAATTACATTTGTAAGTTTTGTCCAAATGGTAAGGTAGATTATAAGAATGctaattttctcacttttcttaaTAATAGAGAATCAATCCCATATAGGTAGAAtcaaaactgttaaaaatgataccaacttactcatttatttttttaattgggttctttgaggaaataatttcttgtgattaaaaaataatttatccaaagttcatcttttttttcagttctactTTAGTTATTTTGCTTCCACTAAATTCAGATAAAATTAATACTAttatcctatttttatttatttttattttttatcttttggctACACCATGCCCCTtgcgggttcttagttccccgaccagggattgaacctgggccatggcagtgaaagctctacatcctaaccactggactgccagggaactccctcctaTTTTTCGATTACATCTACTGTATTCTAGTGTCTGAATGTGTATACATTGTGTACATGGAGAGATGTTTAGAAAAATGTTCTAAGGTTAATAGTAGTTATTTCTAGGTAACTGAACTTTTAGgagtatgtgtttcttttttaacttttgtgtttTGTATACTTTTTGGTATTCTTAAATTATAAgctgaggggtggggggcagatgaGTAATAGTCATATGTGGAAATGGGCAGAAGTCGAGGATTCAAAAAAACCCTTCAGGTGGGTATTTGACAATCCGAGACTAAGTCCAGACAAGAATGATgagggtgacttgcccaaggtcacatagctgataATTGGCAGACCTGGGATTTGGGGCCACTTCTGTCTTACTCCAAAGAGCTTCAATCTTAACACCTGAACTTCACAGTCCAACACCCTCCCCCGCTTCTGAGCCTGGTCTCCCTCCCAGCATGCAGTGTAGATGTCTAGCCTCATGCCATCTTATATCCAAAACTCCCTCTTGCCAAGGCAGTTACTAAACTTTCTAGCAGGGAGAGTAGAGCAGGAGTCATCTGGATAGGACCAGCTCTGCCCTGTCCCTGTGCTTACCTGAAAAGTCTTGCTTCAGGTGAATAGGAGAGGAGCTCTTGACAGCCTCTTCCCTGTGACGGGCGGCATGTGAACAGTCATTGTGATGTGGGTACGTATTTAGTCCTGCAATTTCTTGTTTTTCAGCCACTTGGCAaagtccctccctctgccctccaaTGTGAATCGGCCCCGAATTGACTTGATTGTGTTCGTGGTCAACCTTCACAGCAAACACAGGTGAGAGCCAGAGGATGGGGGCTGCCAGGCTCAGGTAGACCTGGCACGGGGATGTGCTGGGACAGTGGCCTCACTTGtgatgggaaggagaggagacagggagaggCTACCTGGGGTTAACTTAGACGGTGAGGAGTGGGGAGCCAGTGGCCAATGCAAGATGTTTAAAAGACACTGATAAATGCCAGCAGTGTCATCTGTCATTTGGTTCTCTGAGGCCTACTGTGTATCCCTGACAGCAGGCACAGACATGAATGAAACAGACCCTGTCCTCAAGGTCCATTAGGGGAGGAGGCTAGACTTTTGAACAGACAGTTACAGTACCTGCGATGGGTACTGTAAAAAGAAGGAAGCGTGGGGCGGTGAGAGCCCAAACAAGACCTCTGAGTCTCAGGACTTAGGTCAGGCTAGACTTCCCAGTGGAGGTAACATTTAAGTAGACACCTGAGAGATGACGAGAAGTTAGCCAGGGAAAGATGAAAGTGAGCAGAATGTTCCAGGTGGAGGGTTAATGTAAAGGGCAGGAGGAGTGTAGTGTGTTTGGAGGACTGTCGAGGCCTGTGTAGCATCAGAGCCAGTCTAACGTGGGGCCGTGGCAGTGGCAGCATGGGTGGTGTTGATGCTGGTGGCCTGATCCGGTCTCCCTATGGTGCTGGCAACCCTGGGGACAGGACTGCAGCCAGCCTAGGGAGTACAGAAGAAAGgtctgccctctccctcctcgGGGACAGCTGGCTAAGTGCGGGACACAGGGTCCAGCACAGAAACCAAGGCAGATACCTGGGCCTGTGGTAGGGATCAAGGGAAGGATGTGGTGGAAACACCTGGGAATCCAGTGGCATAGAGACACCAGATACCTGTAGTGTCAGGACCAAGTCCAGACCGCACTACCTGACCGGTTGGAACCAGTCAGCGGTGACTTAGGCCCAGGTGAGGCTGAGATCTGCCCATGGTTGCCAGAGGTCCCTGGCTCAGCAGATCTGTTGCTCTTTGGGTGAGATCTCTCTGTTCACCAGAAGGGACACTGGCCCAAGTCTTTGGAGAGATCCTGCTTCACAGCCACGCTTAGGGGCAGGGCCGCTGTTGCTGTTggcctcaggctgtgttcattcAGGCTGAAGCCTGACCTTTGAGATGGCTTTTTGTCCAGGAGACCACAGGTTCCTTCATCAGTCCCTGGACACGAGTGAATGAAAGCCTCAACCCAGAAGGTCAGGGTGCTGTTGCTTAAAGGAAAAGAGTGTTTTCATATGATTGATATGACTTAAAATCACTGTAATCTTATTGGAAAGCAATTCAGCAATACTTATCTACActtaaaaaagacacatgctgtgacccagccattccacttctagCATCTGTCCTACAGAAACACTTGCTTGGATATGTAAGGACCTGTGGGAAAGAAAATGCGTGCAGCATCTTTCGTAACGGTGAGCAACAGGAGACCGTTTAAATGTCCATCACAGGGAAAGTAGTTTGTGGTACTGTGTGGTCATTCCAAAGAATGTAACAGAGTTGTCGAACCCAGTTAGACCCAACTGGATTCTGGTGCATATCACTGTCTGTATTTGCATatgaaaaatattccagaagAATTACACCCCCAACTGTCAGCAACAGTTATCTCTGGGGAGTTGAAACTGAAGGTGGCGCTGGAGACGGGgacttttacttttaacttataCACCCATATTTACTGTTTGATTATATTACGAACTTGAG is part of the Phocoena sinus isolate mPhoSin1 chromosome 10, mPhoSin1.pri, whole genome shotgun sequence genome and encodes:
- the CENPM gene encoding centromere protein M isoform X2, yielding MSVLRPLDKLPGLNTATILLVGTEDALLQQLAEAMLKEDCTSELKVHLAKSLPLPSNVNRPRIDLIVFVVNLHSKHSLRNVEESLHHVDAAFFLGKVSFLATGDRRLSSHHGAAPGPHAADLRRPCAQRLGPEPAVPAAEL